From one Populus alba chromosome 17, ASM523922v2, whole genome shotgun sequence genomic stretch:
- the LOC118029744 gene encoding uncharacterized protein, whose amino-acid sequence MGKKLDALFRRKLKTSKFSSLAKLALCRIVILKNQRQARFSLAKSDVIQLLNLGHQERALLRVEHVITDQNMLGAFDMMEDYLNFLIERVGQLETNKECPEFKEAISSLIFASSRCGEFPELQEIRVVLTSRFGKEFVARAVELRRNCGVHPNIIQNLSARQPSLESRKKLLKDIATENGIILHLEEDAPVVAQENLDVDQPKQQQHDYKSVKSDATEYQARTHVLPEEELSGSSNGRKYKDVASAALEAFESAAYAAHAARAAVELSRYESQDNEQYGDGDGDGDSSHG is encoded by the exons ATGGGAAAGAAACTGGATGCTCTTTTCCGGAGGAAACTCAAGACCTCTAAATTCAGTTCTCTAGCAAAACTAGCATTATGTAGGATCGTCATCCTCAAGAACCAGAGACAAGCCAGGTTTTCCCTCGCAAAGTCTGATGTTATTCAGCTCCTTAACCTTGGACACCAAGAAAGAGCTCTACTTCGC GTTGAGCATGTCATCACGGATCAGAATATGCTGGGTGCTTTTGATATGATGGAGGATTACTTAAATTTCCTGATCGAAAGAGTTGGTCAACTTGAAACAAACAA AGAGTGTCCTGAGTTCAAGGAGGCAATATCGAGCTTGATCTTTGCATCTTCCAGATGTGGCGAGTTTCCAGAGTTGCAAGAGATTCGTGTAGTTTTAACATCGAGATTTGGAAAAGAATTCGTTGCTCGTGCTGTCGAGTTGCGCAGAAACTGCGGAGTGCATCCTAAT ATTATACAAAATCTTTCTGCAAGACAACCAAGCTTGGAAAGCAGAAAGAAACTGCTAAAGGACATTGCAACTGAGAATGGTATCATCCTGCATTTGGAGGAAGATGCTCCAGTGGTTGCACAA GAAAATCTGGATGTCGACCAGccaaagcagcagcagcatgatTATAAATCAGTCAAGTCAGATGCTACCGAGTACCAAGCCAGAACCCACGTTTTGCCGGAGGAGGAGCTGTCCGGATCATCGAACGGAAGGAAATACAAAGATGTAGCTTCTGCAGCTCTAGAGGCTTTTGAATCAGCAGCTTACGCAGCACATGCTGCAAGAGCTGCTGTTGAACTCTCAAGATATGAATCTCAGGACAATGAACAatatggtgatggtgatggtgatggtgattcTAGTCATGGATAA
- the LOC118029743 gene encoding ubiquitin receptor RAD23d isoform X1: MKVFVKTLKGTNFEIEVKPEDTVVEVKRNIENVQGADVYPAAQQMLIYQGKVLKDDTTLDESKVAENSFIVVMLSKSKVSSGGPSTATAAPPNSKVSSGGSSTATAAPPTLAQPTSSLPSNVTQPSSTSQAAVPTAVPAAVPAAALPQSAAESSPAVVISALSSDADMYGQVASNLVAGSNLEATIQEILDMGGGSWNRETVVRALRAAFNNPERAVEYLYSGIPEQAEVPPVAQGPASGVAVNPPAQAQQPAAPPSGGPNANPLDLFPQGLPSTGSNAGAGNLDFLRNSQQFQALRAMVQANPQILQPMLQELGKQNPHLMRLIQEHQPDFLRLINEPVEGEGNVLGQLASAVPQTVTVTPEEREAIDRSWISYSNTTEASIYWATRLVGHVWHSGILVFVAFNGAFKFAVQRQA; this comes from the exons ATGAAGGTTTTTGTAAAGACTTTGAAGGGTACTAACTTTGAGATCGAAGTCAAACCTGAAGATACG gtgGTTGAAGTGAAGAGAAACATAGAGAATGTACAGGGAGCGGATGTTTATCCGGCGGCGCAGCAGATGCTGATTTATCAAGGGAAAGTACTTAAAGACGATACAACATTGGATGAAAGTAAAGTTGCTGAAAAtagttttattgttgttatgttAAGCAAG AGTAAGGTATCATCAGGCGGACCCTCAACTGCAACAGCAGCACCACCAAAT AGTAAGGTATCATCAGGTGGATCCTCTACTGCAACAGCAGCACCGCCAACCCTA GCCCAACCTACAAGTTCTTTGCCTTCCAATGTGACCCAACCATCATCAACATCTCAAGCTGCTGTCCCCACTGCTGTCCCTGCTGCTGTCCCCGCTGCAGCATT GCCTCAGTCTGCTGCTGAATCCAGTCCTGCTGTAGTTATTTCAGCTCT CAGTTCAGATGCAGACATGTatgggcaagtagcttcaaatCTTGTTGCAGGAAGTAACTTAGAAGCAACCATTCAAGAGATTCTCGATATGGGTGGAGGAAGTTGGAACCGAGAGACTGTTGTTCGTGCTCTACGTGCTGCATTCAACAACCCCGAGCGAGCTGTTGAATATCTATACTCG GGTATTCCAGAGCAAGCTGAGGTTCCACCAGTTGCCCAAGGTCCAGCAAGTGGTGTCGCTGTAAATCCTCCAGCTCAGGCTCAGCAACCAGCTGCACCTCCTAGTGGTGGACCAAATGCAAATCCATTAGATCTCTTTCCACAG GGCCTACCCAGTACGGGTTCTAATGCTGGTGCAGGCAACTTGGATTTCTTACGCAACAGCCAACag TTCCAAGCCTTGCGAGCTATGGTGCAAGCAAACCCTCAAATCCTACAG CCTATGCTTCAGGAGCTAGGGAAGCAAAATCCACACTTGATGCGGCTCATTCAAGAGCATCAGCCTGATTTCCTGCGCTTGATAAATGAACCTGTTGAAGGAGAGGG GAATGTGCTTGGCCAATTAGCTTCTGCGGTGCCACAAACAGTGACTGTCACCCCTGAGGAACGTGAAGCAATAGACCGT TCGTGGATCTCTTATTCTAATACCACAGAAGCATCCATCTACTGGGCAACAAGGCTCGTCGGACATGTGTGGCATTCTGGTATACTTGTCTTTGTAGCCTTTAATGGTGCTTTCAAATTTGCTGTGCAAAGACAGGCTTGA
- the LOC118029743 gene encoding ubiquitin receptor RAD23d isoform X5, producing the protein MKVFVKTLKGTNFEIEVKPEDTVVEVKRNIENVQGADVYPAAQQMLIYQGKVLKDDTTLDESKVAENSFIVVMLSKSKVSSGGSSTATAAPPTLAQPTSSLPSNVTQPSSTSQAAVPTAVPAAVPAAALPQSAAESSPAVVISALSSDADMYGQVASNLVAGSNLEATIQEILDMGGGSWNRETVVRALRAAFNNPERAVEYLYSGIPEQAEVPPVAQGPASGVAVNPPAQAQQPAAPPSGGPNANPLDLFPQGLPSTGSNAGAGNLDFLRNSQQFQALRAMVQANPQILQPMLQELGKQNPHLMRLIQEHQPDFLRLINEPVEGEGNVLGQLASAVPQTVTVTPEEREAIDRSWISYSNTTEASIYWATRLVGHVWHSGILVFVAFNGAFKFAVQRQA; encoded by the exons ATGAAGGTTTTTGTAAAGACTTTGAAGGGTACTAACTTTGAGATCGAAGTCAAACCTGAAGATACG gtgGTTGAAGTGAAGAGAAACATAGAGAATGTACAGGGAGCGGATGTTTATCCGGCGGCGCAGCAGATGCTGATTTATCAAGGGAAAGTACTTAAAGACGATACAACATTGGATGAAAGTAAAGTTGCTGAAAAtagttttattgttgttatgttAAGCAAG AGTAAGGTATCATCAGGTGGATCCTCTACTGCAACAGCAGCACCGCCAACCCTA GCCCAACCTACAAGTTCTTTGCCTTCCAATGTGACCCAACCATCATCAACATCTCAAGCTGCTGTCCCCACTGCTGTCCCTGCTGCTGTCCCCGCTGCAGCATT GCCTCAGTCTGCTGCTGAATCCAGTCCTGCTGTAGTTATTTCAGCTCT CAGTTCAGATGCAGACATGTatgggcaagtagcttcaaatCTTGTTGCAGGAAGTAACTTAGAAGCAACCATTCAAGAGATTCTCGATATGGGTGGAGGAAGTTGGAACCGAGAGACTGTTGTTCGTGCTCTACGTGCTGCATTCAACAACCCCGAGCGAGCTGTTGAATATCTATACTCG GGTATTCCAGAGCAAGCTGAGGTTCCACCAGTTGCCCAAGGTCCAGCAAGTGGTGTCGCTGTAAATCCTCCAGCTCAGGCTCAGCAACCAGCTGCACCTCCTAGTGGTGGACCAAATGCAAATCCATTAGATCTCTTTCCACAG GGCCTACCCAGTACGGGTTCTAATGCTGGTGCAGGCAACTTGGATTTCTTACGCAACAGCCAACag TTCCAAGCCTTGCGAGCTATGGTGCAAGCAAACCCTCAAATCCTACAG CCTATGCTTCAGGAGCTAGGGAAGCAAAATCCACACTTGATGCGGCTCATTCAAGAGCATCAGCCTGATTTCCTGCGCTTGATAAATGAACCTGTTGAAGGAGAGGG GAATGTGCTTGGCCAATTAGCTTCTGCGGTGCCACAAACAGTGACTGTCACCCCTGAGGAACGTGAAGCAATAGACCGT TCGTGGATCTCTTATTCTAATACCACAGAAGCATCCATCTACTGGGCAACAAGGCTCGTCGGACATGTGTGGCATTCTGGTATACTTGTCTTTGTAGCCTTTAATGGTGCTTTCAAATTTGCTGTGCAAAGACAGGCTTGA
- the LOC118029743 gene encoding ubiquitin receptor RAD23d isoform X2, protein MKVFVKTLKGTNFEIEVKPEDTVVEVKRNIENVQGADVYPAAQQMLIYQGKVLKDDTTLDESKVAENSFIVVMLSKSKVSSGGPSTATAAPPNSKVSSGGSSTATAAPPTLAQPTSSLPSNVTQPSSTSQAAVPTAVPAAVPAAALPQSAAESSPAVVISALSDADMYGQVASNLVAGSNLEATIQEILDMGGGSWNRETVVRALRAAFNNPERAVEYLYSGIPEQAEVPPVAQGPASGVAVNPPAQAQQPAAPPSGGPNANPLDLFPQGLPSTGSNAGAGNLDFLRNSQQFQALRAMVQANPQILQPMLQELGKQNPHLMRLIQEHQPDFLRLINEPVEGEGNVLGQLASAVPQTVTVTPEEREAIDRSWISYSNTTEASIYWATRLVGHVWHSGILVFVAFNGAFKFAVQRQA, encoded by the exons ATGAAGGTTTTTGTAAAGACTTTGAAGGGTACTAACTTTGAGATCGAAGTCAAACCTGAAGATACG gtgGTTGAAGTGAAGAGAAACATAGAGAATGTACAGGGAGCGGATGTTTATCCGGCGGCGCAGCAGATGCTGATTTATCAAGGGAAAGTACTTAAAGACGATACAACATTGGATGAAAGTAAAGTTGCTGAAAAtagttttattgttgttatgttAAGCAAG AGTAAGGTATCATCAGGCGGACCCTCAACTGCAACAGCAGCACCACCAAAT AGTAAGGTATCATCAGGTGGATCCTCTACTGCAACAGCAGCACCGCCAACCCTA GCCCAACCTACAAGTTCTTTGCCTTCCAATGTGACCCAACCATCATCAACATCTCAAGCTGCTGTCCCCACTGCTGTCCCTGCTGCTGTCCCCGCTGCAGCATT GCCTCAGTCTGCTGCTGAATCCAGTCCTGCTGTAGTTATTTCAGCTCT TTCAGATGCAGACATGTatgggcaagtagcttcaaatCTTGTTGCAGGAAGTAACTTAGAAGCAACCATTCAAGAGATTCTCGATATGGGTGGAGGAAGTTGGAACCGAGAGACTGTTGTTCGTGCTCTACGTGCTGCATTCAACAACCCCGAGCGAGCTGTTGAATATCTATACTCG GGTATTCCAGAGCAAGCTGAGGTTCCACCAGTTGCCCAAGGTCCAGCAAGTGGTGTCGCTGTAAATCCTCCAGCTCAGGCTCAGCAACCAGCTGCACCTCCTAGTGGTGGACCAAATGCAAATCCATTAGATCTCTTTCCACAG GGCCTACCCAGTACGGGTTCTAATGCTGGTGCAGGCAACTTGGATTTCTTACGCAACAGCCAACag TTCCAAGCCTTGCGAGCTATGGTGCAAGCAAACCCTCAAATCCTACAG CCTATGCTTCAGGAGCTAGGGAAGCAAAATCCACACTTGATGCGGCTCATTCAAGAGCATCAGCCTGATTTCCTGCGCTTGATAAATGAACCTGTTGAAGGAGAGGG GAATGTGCTTGGCCAATTAGCTTCTGCGGTGCCACAAACAGTGACTGTCACCCCTGAGGAACGTGAAGCAATAGACCGT TCGTGGATCTCTTATTCTAATACCACAGAAGCATCCATCTACTGGGCAACAAGGCTCGTCGGACATGTGTGGCATTCTGGTATACTTGTCTTTGTAGCCTTTAATGGTGCTTTCAAATTTGCTGTGCAAAGACAGGCTTGA
- the LOC118029743 gene encoding ubiquitin receptor RAD23d isoform X6 encodes MKVFVKTLKGTNFEIEVKPEDTVVEVKRNIENVQGADVYPAAQQMLIYQGKVLKDDTTLDESKVAENSFIVVMLSKSKVSSGGPSTATAAPPNAQPTSSLPSNVTQPSSTSQAAVPTAVPAAVPAAALPQSAAESSPAVVISALSSDADMYGQVASNLVAGSNLEATIQEILDMGGGSWNRETVVRALRAAFNNPERAVEYLYSGIPEQAEVPPVAQGPASGVAVNPPAQAQQPAAPPSGGPNANPLDLFPQGLPSTGSNAGAGNLDFLRNSQQFQALRAMVQANPQILQPMLQELGKQNPHLMRLIQEHQPDFLRLINEPVEGEGNVLGQLASAVPQTVTVTPEEREAIDRSWISYSNTTEASIYWATRLVGHVWHSGILVFVAFNGAFKFAVQRQA; translated from the exons ATGAAGGTTTTTGTAAAGACTTTGAAGGGTACTAACTTTGAGATCGAAGTCAAACCTGAAGATACG gtgGTTGAAGTGAAGAGAAACATAGAGAATGTACAGGGAGCGGATGTTTATCCGGCGGCGCAGCAGATGCTGATTTATCAAGGGAAAGTACTTAAAGACGATACAACATTGGATGAAAGTAAAGTTGCTGAAAAtagttttattgttgttatgttAAGCAAG AGTAAGGTATCATCAGGCGGACCCTCAACTGCAACAGCAGCACCACCAAAT GCCCAACCTACAAGTTCTTTGCCTTCCAATGTGACCCAACCATCATCAACATCTCAAGCTGCTGTCCCCACTGCTGTCCCTGCTGCTGTCCCCGCTGCAGCATT GCCTCAGTCTGCTGCTGAATCCAGTCCTGCTGTAGTTATTTCAGCTCT CAGTTCAGATGCAGACATGTatgggcaagtagcttcaaatCTTGTTGCAGGAAGTAACTTAGAAGCAACCATTCAAGAGATTCTCGATATGGGTGGAGGAAGTTGGAACCGAGAGACTGTTGTTCGTGCTCTACGTGCTGCATTCAACAACCCCGAGCGAGCTGTTGAATATCTATACTCG GGTATTCCAGAGCAAGCTGAGGTTCCACCAGTTGCCCAAGGTCCAGCAAGTGGTGTCGCTGTAAATCCTCCAGCTCAGGCTCAGCAACCAGCTGCACCTCCTAGTGGTGGACCAAATGCAAATCCATTAGATCTCTTTCCACAG GGCCTACCCAGTACGGGTTCTAATGCTGGTGCAGGCAACTTGGATTTCTTACGCAACAGCCAACag TTCCAAGCCTTGCGAGCTATGGTGCAAGCAAACCCTCAAATCCTACAG CCTATGCTTCAGGAGCTAGGGAAGCAAAATCCACACTTGATGCGGCTCATTCAAGAGCATCAGCCTGATTTCCTGCGCTTGATAAATGAACCTGTTGAAGGAGAGGG GAATGTGCTTGGCCAATTAGCTTCTGCGGTGCCACAAACAGTGACTGTCACCCCTGAGGAACGTGAAGCAATAGACCGT TCGTGGATCTCTTATTCTAATACCACAGAAGCATCCATCTACTGGGCAACAAGGCTCGTCGGACATGTGTGGCATTCTGGTATACTTGTCTTTGTAGCCTTTAATGGTGCTTTCAAATTTGCTGTGCAAAGACAGGCTTGA
- the LOC118029743 gene encoding ubiquitin receptor RAD23d isoform X7 yields MKVFVKTLKGTNFEIEVKPEDTVVEVKRNIENVQGADVYPAAQQMLIYQGKVLKDDTTLDESKVAENSFIVVMLSKSKVSSGGSSTATAAPPTLAQPTSSLPSNVTQPSSTSQAAVPTAVPAAVPAAALPQSAAESSPAVVISALSSDADMYGQVASNLVAGSNLEATIQEILDMGGGSWNRETVVRALRAAFNNPERAVEYLYSGIPEQAEVPPVAQGPASGVAVNPPAQAQQPAAPPSGGPNANPLDLFPQGLPSTGSNAGAGNLDFLRNSQQFQALRAMVQANPQILQPMLQELGKQNPHLMRLIQEHQPDFLRLINEPVEGEGNVLGQLASAVPQTVTVTPEEREAIDRLVAMGFDRALVLEVFFACNKNEELAANYLLDHMHEFDE; encoded by the exons ATGAAGGTTTTTGTAAAGACTTTGAAGGGTACTAACTTTGAGATCGAAGTCAAACCTGAAGATACG gtgGTTGAAGTGAAGAGAAACATAGAGAATGTACAGGGAGCGGATGTTTATCCGGCGGCGCAGCAGATGCTGATTTATCAAGGGAAAGTACTTAAAGACGATACAACATTGGATGAAAGTAAAGTTGCTGAAAAtagttttattgttgttatgttAAGCAAG AGTAAGGTATCATCAGGTGGATCCTCTACTGCAACAGCAGCACCGCCAACCCTA GCCCAACCTACAAGTTCTTTGCCTTCCAATGTGACCCAACCATCATCAACATCTCAAGCTGCTGTCCCCACTGCTGTCCCTGCTGCTGTCCCCGCTGCAGCATT GCCTCAGTCTGCTGCTGAATCCAGTCCTGCTGTAGTTATTTCAGCTCT CAGTTCAGATGCAGACATGTatgggcaagtagcttcaaatCTTGTTGCAGGAAGTAACTTAGAAGCAACCATTCAAGAGATTCTCGATATGGGTGGAGGAAGTTGGAACCGAGAGACTGTTGTTCGTGCTCTACGTGCTGCATTCAACAACCCCGAGCGAGCTGTTGAATATCTATACTCG GGTATTCCAGAGCAAGCTGAGGTTCCACCAGTTGCCCAAGGTCCAGCAAGTGGTGTCGCTGTAAATCCTCCAGCTCAGGCTCAGCAACCAGCTGCACCTCCTAGTGGTGGACCAAATGCAAATCCATTAGATCTCTTTCCACAG GGCCTACCCAGTACGGGTTCTAATGCTGGTGCAGGCAACTTGGATTTCTTACGCAACAGCCAACag TTCCAAGCCTTGCGAGCTATGGTGCAAGCAAACCCTCAAATCCTACAG CCTATGCTTCAGGAGCTAGGGAAGCAAAATCCACACTTGATGCGGCTCATTCAAGAGCATCAGCCTGATTTCCTGCGCTTGATAAATGAACCTGTTGAAGGAGAGGG GAATGTGCTTGGCCAATTAGCTTCTGCGGTGCCACAAACAGTGACTGTCACCCCTGAGGAACGTGAAGCAATAGACCGT CTTGTAGCAATGGGCTTTGATCGAGCCTTAGTATTGGAGGTGTTCTTTGCATGCAACAAGAATGAAGAACTGGCAGCTAACTATCTATTAGATCACATGCATGAGTTCGATGAATGA
- the LOC118029743 gene encoding ubiquitin receptor RAD23d isoform X4: MKVFVKTLKGTNFEIEVKPEDTVVEVKRNIENVQGADVYPAAQQMLIYQGKVLKDDTTLDESKVAENSFIVVMLSKSKVSSGGPSTATAAPPNSKVSSGGSSTATAAPPTLAQPTSSLPSNVTQPSSTSQAAVPTAVPAAVPAAALPQSAAESSPAVVISALSDADMYGQVASNLVAGSNLEATIQEILDMGGGSWNRETVVRALRAAFNNPERAVEYLYSGIPEQAEVPPVAQGPASGVAVNPPAQAQQPAAPPSGGPNANPLDLFPQGLPSTGSNAGAGNLDFLRNSQQFQALRAMVQANPQILQPMLQELGKQNPHLMRLIQEHQPDFLRLINEPVEGEGNVLGQLASAVPQTVTVTPEEREAIDRLVAMGFDRALVLEVFFACNKNEELAANYLLDHMHEFDE, translated from the exons ATGAAGGTTTTTGTAAAGACTTTGAAGGGTACTAACTTTGAGATCGAAGTCAAACCTGAAGATACG gtgGTTGAAGTGAAGAGAAACATAGAGAATGTACAGGGAGCGGATGTTTATCCGGCGGCGCAGCAGATGCTGATTTATCAAGGGAAAGTACTTAAAGACGATACAACATTGGATGAAAGTAAAGTTGCTGAAAAtagttttattgttgttatgttAAGCAAG AGTAAGGTATCATCAGGCGGACCCTCAACTGCAACAGCAGCACCACCAAAT AGTAAGGTATCATCAGGTGGATCCTCTACTGCAACAGCAGCACCGCCAACCCTA GCCCAACCTACAAGTTCTTTGCCTTCCAATGTGACCCAACCATCATCAACATCTCAAGCTGCTGTCCCCACTGCTGTCCCTGCTGCTGTCCCCGCTGCAGCATT GCCTCAGTCTGCTGCTGAATCCAGTCCTGCTGTAGTTATTTCAGCTCT TTCAGATGCAGACATGTatgggcaagtagcttcaaatCTTGTTGCAGGAAGTAACTTAGAAGCAACCATTCAAGAGATTCTCGATATGGGTGGAGGAAGTTGGAACCGAGAGACTGTTGTTCGTGCTCTACGTGCTGCATTCAACAACCCCGAGCGAGCTGTTGAATATCTATACTCG GGTATTCCAGAGCAAGCTGAGGTTCCACCAGTTGCCCAAGGTCCAGCAAGTGGTGTCGCTGTAAATCCTCCAGCTCAGGCTCAGCAACCAGCTGCACCTCCTAGTGGTGGACCAAATGCAAATCCATTAGATCTCTTTCCACAG GGCCTACCCAGTACGGGTTCTAATGCTGGTGCAGGCAACTTGGATTTCTTACGCAACAGCCAACag TTCCAAGCCTTGCGAGCTATGGTGCAAGCAAACCCTCAAATCCTACAG CCTATGCTTCAGGAGCTAGGGAAGCAAAATCCACACTTGATGCGGCTCATTCAAGAGCATCAGCCTGATTTCCTGCGCTTGATAAATGAACCTGTTGAAGGAGAGGG GAATGTGCTTGGCCAATTAGCTTCTGCGGTGCCACAAACAGTGACTGTCACCCCTGAGGAACGTGAAGCAATAGACCGT CTTGTAGCAATGGGCTTTGATCGAGCCTTAGTATTGGAGGTGTTCTTTGCATGCAACAAGAATGAAGAACTGGCAGCTAACTATCTATTAGATCACATGCATGAGTTCGATGAATGA
- the LOC118029743 gene encoding ubiquitin receptor RAD23d isoform X3, translated as MKVFVKTLKGTNFEIEVKPEDTVVEVKRNIENVQGADVYPAAQQMLIYQGKVLKDDTTLDESKVAENSFIVVMLSKSKVSSGGPSTATAAPPNSKVSSGGSSTATAAPPTLAQPTSSLPSNVTQPSSTSQAAVPTAVPAAVPAAALPQSAAESSPAVVISALSSDADMYGQVASNLVAGSNLEATIQEILDMGGGSWNRETVVRALRAAFNNPERAVEYLYSGIPEQAEVPPVAQGPASGVAVNPPAQAQQPAAPPSGGPNANPLDLFPQGLPSTGSNAGAGNLDFLRNSQQFQALRAMVQANPQILQPMLQELGKQNPHLMRLIQEHQPDFLRLINEPVEGEGNVLGQLASAVPQTVTVTPEEREAIDRLVAMGFDRALVLEVFFACNKNEELAANYLLDHMHEFDE; from the exons ATGAAGGTTTTTGTAAAGACTTTGAAGGGTACTAACTTTGAGATCGAAGTCAAACCTGAAGATACG gtgGTTGAAGTGAAGAGAAACATAGAGAATGTACAGGGAGCGGATGTTTATCCGGCGGCGCAGCAGATGCTGATTTATCAAGGGAAAGTACTTAAAGACGATACAACATTGGATGAAAGTAAAGTTGCTGAAAAtagttttattgttgttatgttAAGCAAG AGTAAGGTATCATCAGGCGGACCCTCAACTGCAACAGCAGCACCACCAAAT AGTAAGGTATCATCAGGTGGATCCTCTACTGCAACAGCAGCACCGCCAACCCTA GCCCAACCTACAAGTTCTTTGCCTTCCAATGTGACCCAACCATCATCAACATCTCAAGCTGCTGTCCCCACTGCTGTCCCTGCTGCTGTCCCCGCTGCAGCATT GCCTCAGTCTGCTGCTGAATCCAGTCCTGCTGTAGTTATTTCAGCTCT CAGTTCAGATGCAGACATGTatgggcaagtagcttcaaatCTTGTTGCAGGAAGTAACTTAGAAGCAACCATTCAAGAGATTCTCGATATGGGTGGAGGAAGTTGGAACCGAGAGACTGTTGTTCGTGCTCTACGTGCTGCATTCAACAACCCCGAGCGAGCTGTTGAATATCTATACTCG GGTATTCCAGAGCAAGCTGAGGTTCCACCAGTTGCCCAAGGTCCAGCAAGTGGTGTCGCTGTAAATCCTCCAGCTCAGGCTCAGCAACCAGCTGCACCTCCTAGTGGTGGACCAAATGCAAATCCATTAGATCTCTTTCCACAG GGCCTACCCAGTACGGGTTCTAATGCTGGTGCAGGCAACTTGGATTTCTTACGCAACAGCCAACag TTCCAAGCCTTGCGAGCTATGGTGCAAGCAAACCCTCAAATCCTACAG CCTATGCTTCAGGAGCTAGGGAAGCAAAATCCACACTTGATGCGGCTCATTCAAGAGCATCAGCCTGATTTCCTGCGCTTGATAAATGAACCTGTTGAAGGAGAGGG GAATGTGCTTGGCCAATTAGCTTCTGCGGTGCCACAAACAGTGACTGTCACCCCTGAGGAACGTGAAGCAATAGACCGT CTTGTAGCAATGGGCTTTGATCGAGCCTTAGTATTGGAGGTGTTCTTTGCATGCAACAAGAATGAAGAACTGGCAGCTAACTATCTATTAGATCACATGCATGAGTTCGATGAATGA